From one Pagrus major chromosome 21, Pma_NU_1.0 genomic stretch:
- the LOC141017092 gene encoding uncharacterized protein encodes MSTEKPLLDPVRAAGGNHTGLRHAFIVKRCERNFRSDPVTLIRAAETNRADCEWISRLLQLRMSSLRVLKTLVTERLTAAAEEILVLVERVMVEHEEQLIRRYRPAEERTSPDTEPPESRTLTDVQQFEGFDLQQQPDQEQLQPPTIKQEQEEEQEEEQEGEQEDEQEEVWTSPDNEAPQMKVEQDTKDFIYAIEYRSEQPQVESGLSEEVLKVELKDEDILPNTSSGLTDAPQLDPPADLPPPAATQTEDTGGSTSCKVCGKTFSYRGFLINHAEMHAVESCLCGVCGKLLPTSQNLLEHLQTHIKPHVCQSCGKTFRKRIELEEHTRCHTGERPFICTVCGKSCSRKRNLVLHMRTHTGEKPYRCSVCGRCFNVTSALIRHSRTHTGEKPYSCRFCFKTFASSSEMKTHLRTHTGEKPFKCNVCGKSFLLSTPLKNHMKHHTEERPYYCSKCRRSFCDVYVLRRHMETHNKNKS; translated from the exons ATGTCCACCGAGAAGCCGCTGTTAGATCCTGTGCGAGCCGCTGGAG gCAACCACACGGGTTTGagacatgcttttattgtgaagaggTGTGAGCGGAACTTCCGCAGTGACCCGGTGACGCTGATCCGAGCAGCGGAAACGAACCGAGCGGACTGCGAGTGGATCTCCCGGCTGTTGCAGCTCAGGATGTCCAGCCTGCGGGTGTTGAAGACTCTGGTGACCGAGAGGTTGACGGCGGCGGCGGAGGAGATCCTGGTGCTGGTGGAGAGAGTGATGGTGGAGCACGAGGAGCAGCTGATCCGGCGGTACCGACCGGCGGAGGAGCGGACGAGTCCGGACACAGAACCACCGGAGAGCCGCACGCTCACAG ACGTTCAGCAGTTCGAGGGCTTCGACCTTCAACAGCAGCCTGaccaggagcagctgcagcctcCTACCATCAAacaggagcaagaggaggagcaagaggaggagcaggagggggagcaggaggatgagcaggaggaggtgtggaCCAGTCCTGATAATGAGGCTCCTCAGATGAAGGTGGAGCAGGACACCAAAGACTTCATCTACGCCATTGAGTACAGGAGTGAGCAACCTCAGGTGGAGTCTGGGCTCTCTGAGGAGGTTCTGAAGGTGGAGCTGAAAGACGAGGACATCCTGCCGAACACTTCCTCTGGTCTAACTGATGCTCCTCAGTTAGACCCCCCAGCAGACCTCCCCCCTCCTGCTGCCACTCAGACCGAAGACACTGGCGGCAGCACTTCCTGTAAAGTTTGTGGGAAGACGTTCAGCTACCGCGGCTTCCTGATAAACCATGCAGAGATGCATGCCGTCGAGAGTTGCCTCTGCGGCGTGTGCGGCAAACTGCTGCCGACCAGTCAGAACCTGCTGgaacacctgcagacacacatcaaGCCCCACGTCTGCCAGTCCTGCGGCAAAACCTTCCGCAAACGCATCGAGCTGGAGGAGCACACACGCTGCCACACGGGCGAGAGGCCGTTCATCTGCACAGTCTGCGGGAAGAGCTGCAGCCGCAAACGCAACCTGGTGTTGCACATGAGGACGCATACGGGTGAGAAGCCGTACCGCTGCAGCGTTTGTGGAAGATGCTTCAACGTCACCTCAGCCTTGATCCGCCACTCAAGGACGCACACCGGAGAGAAGCCTTACAGCTGCCGCTTCTGCTTCAAGACCTTCGCCAGCAGCTCGGAGATGAAGACCCATCTGAGGACGCACACCGGAGAGAAGCCCTTCAAATGCAACGTCTGCGGCAAGAGCTTCCTGCTCAGCACGCCGCTCAAAAACCACATGAAGCACCACACGGAGGAGCGGCCATACTACTGCAGCAAGTGTAGGAGGAGCTTCTGCGACGTCTACGTGCTCCGACGACACATGGAGACTCACAACAAGAACAAATCCTGA